The following nucleotide sequence is from Psychroflexus torquis ATCC 700755.
TCCGTGAAAATAATTCGTTATGAATACTAAATTAACATTAACAATAGAAAGGGAAATCATTGAAAGAGCAAAAAAATATGCGAAAGAAAAAAATCGTAGCCTCTCTGATTTAATTGAAAACTATCTAAAAATATTAACCAAGGAAGAACACATACAAAAAGAGAAAATGCTTAATCCAGTTGTGAAATCTCTAAAAGGATCTTTTAAAACGTCTAAAAAATTAGATTACAAAAAAGAACTTAACAATAGGTTAGAAGAAAAATATTTATAAATGGATAATGTTTTAATTGATACTGATGTCATATTGGATTTTTTCTTTGATCGCAAACCATTTTCTGACTTTGCTACTCAAGTTCTTAATCTCTGTGAGGAAAAAAAATTAAATGGGTTTGCAACGCCTGTTATAATCTCAAATGTCTATTATTTACTTCGAAAAATTGGAAAACACGAAATTATAGTTGAAAAGATTAAGCAGCTGTTGACAATTATTGACATCCTAGAAATGGATAAAAATGTTGTTCTAAATGCTCTCAATTCTGATTTTAAAGATTTCGAAGATGCATTGCAAAATTTCTCCACAATTGAAAATGGAAGAGCTCAGATTATATTAACCAGAAAC
It contains:
- a CDS encoding DUF6364 family protein, whose translation is MNTKLTLTIEREIIERAKKYAKEKNRSLSDLIENYLKILTKEEHIQKEKMLNPVVKSLKGSFKTSKKLDYKKELNNRLEEKYL
- a CDS encoding type II toxin-antitoxin system VapC family toxin, which gives rise to MDNVLIDTDVILDFFFDRKPFSDFATQVLNLCEEKKLNGFATPVIISNVYYLLRKIGKHEIIVEKIKQLLTIIDILEMDKNVVLNALNSDFKDFEDALQNFSTIENGRAQIILTRNIKDFKKSKLAIMTPETYLKGTACS